From a single Chlamydia ibidis 10-1398/6 genomic region:
- a CDS encoding aromatic amino acid transport family protein, which translates to MSNSNKVFGGALLVAGTAIGAGVLAVPVLTAVGGFIPTLILYLISWLFSIASGFCFLEVMTWFKDRQQINMLSMARYTLGDVCKVLISLLYLFLFYSLLVAYFCEGGNILFRIFGPNVHWIRNLSPLSFAVIICPILMLKTRVIDYSNRVCVLGMGLAFLCFCIMGFTRIDVCLLSRSSWMSSIDGLPILFLSFGFQNVVPTLYYYMDKKVADVKKAIVLGSVTALIFYIVWEIIVLGTVPLSYLIEANSLGYTAVGALKNTLQNPLVYLAGEFFGFFALVSSFIGVALGMMDFLADAFGWCKRKHKFSIFFLAIIIPLAWSMCYPEIVVKCLNYAGGIGVALITGIFPVIMIWKGRYSKKHYNAKHLVPGGKVVLLFMFIIALTNIVTLCF; encoded by the coding sequence ATGTCTAACTCTAACAAAGTCTTTGGAGGAGCGCTGCTCGTTGCTGGGACAGCGATTGGTGCTGGGGTATTAGCGGTTCCCGTACTAACTGCAGTCGGTGGGTTTATACCTACTCTAATCCTCTATTTGATTTCATGGTTATTTTCTATAGCATCTGGTTTTTGTTTTTTAGAAGTTATGACATGGTTCAAAGATAGGCAGCAAATAAATATGTTGTCTATGGCTCGGTATACACTGGGAGATGTATGCAAAGTCCTCATTTCATTGCTCTATCTTTTTCTATTTTATTCTTTACTTGTTGCGTACTTTTGTGAAGGGGGTAATATCTTATTCCGGATTTTTGGCCCTAATGTTCATTGGATAAGAAATTTGTCCCCGTTATCTTTTGCTGTAATCATTTGCCCCATACTAATGTTGAAAACAAGAGTGATTGATTATAGTAATAGGGTGTGTGTCTTAGGAATGGGATTAGCATTCCTGTGTTTTTGTATAATGGGCTTTACACGTATAGACGTTTGTCTCCTTTCTCGATCTTCTTGGATGTCATCCATAGACGGGCTACCTATCCTGTTCCTTTCTTTTGGTTTTCAAAACGTTGTGCCCACTCTTTATTACTACATGGATAAGAAAGTCGCTGACGTGAAGAAAGCAATTGTACTAGGAAGTGTTACTGCTCTTATTTTCTATATAGTGTGGGAAATTATTGTGCTGGGGACCGTACCTTTATCTTATCTCATAGAGGCAAATTCTCTAGGTTATACGGCAGTAGGCGCATTGAAAAATACTTTGCAAAATCCCCTAGTGTATCTAGCTGGCGAATTCTTTGGATTTTTTGCTCTTGTTTCATCATTTATAGGAGTTGCTTTGGGGATGATGGACTTTTTAGCAGATGCTTTTGGATGGTGTAAGCGTAAGCATAAGTTTTCTATTTTCTTTCTTGCAATTATCATTCCTCTTGCGTGGTCGATGTGTTATCCCGAGATAGTGGTTAAATGTTTAAATTACGCTGGTGGTATCGGAGTAGCGTTAATTACGGGAATTTTTCCAGTAATTATGATTTGGAAAGGAAGATATTCTAAAAAACATTACAATGCAAAACACCTGGTTCCGGGTGGAAAGGTAGTTTTATTATTTATGTTTATAATAGCATTAACTAATATTGTTACTCTTTGTTTTTAG
- the sucC gene encoding ADP-forming succinate--CoA ligase subunit beta, translating to MHLHEYQAKDLLASYDIPVPPYRVISSLSEVGSAMQELGIDSAVVKVQVHAGGRGKSGGVIIAKSILEVEKAVDKLLNMRFVSVQTSGSSLPVDKVLLTPLIDIFSEYYVAVIIDRKHCCPAIMLSKAGGMDIEEVAKQSPEQILTIPVTAFGHIYSYQLRHIVKFMEWEGSLAQQGIQILKKLVSCFYQNDMSLLEINPLILTQSQQLVVLDAKVTLDDNALYRHPDLATLYDPAQENVRDVLAKQIGLSYIALEGNIGCLVNGAGLAMSTLDILKLHGGSAANFLDVGGSASEKQIAEAVSLVLSDNSVKVLFINIFGGIMDCSVVASGLVSVVAEKDEPIPTVIRLEGTNVELGKEIIESSGVPCYFTESIDEGARLAVELSRQI from the coding sequence ATGCATCTTCATGAATACCAAGCTAAAGATCTCTTAGCATCTTATGATATTCCTGTTCCTCCTTATCGTGTGATTTCTTCACTATCTGAAGTAGGAAGTGCTATGCAGGAGTTGGGTATAGATTCTGCTGTTGTTAAAGTACAAGTACATGCCGGTGGTAGGGGAAAGAGTGGAGGAGTTATTATTGCAAAATCTATCTTGGAGGTAGAAAAAGCTGTTGATAAATTATTAAACATGCGTTTTGTAAGTGTCCAAACTTCTGGTTCGTCATTGCCAGTAGATAAAGTATTGCTGACTCCTTTGATTGATATCTTTTCTGAATACTATGTTGCAGTAATTATAGATAGGAAACACTGTTGTCCAGCAATTATGCTTTCTAAAGCAGGGGGAATGGATATTGAAGAAGTTGCTAAACAGTCCCCAGAACAAATACTAACTATTCCCGTTACCGCTTTTGGACACATATACAGTTACCAGTTGCGACATATTGTGAAGTTTATGGAATGGGAGGGGAGTTTAGCTCAACAAGGCATACAGATTTTAAAGAAATTAGTTTCCTGTTTCTATCAGAACGATATGTCATTATTGGAGATTAATCCCTTAATTCTTACACAATCTCAGCAATTAGTAGTGCTTGATGCTAAAGTTACCCTTGATGATAACGCTTTATATCGTCATCCAGATCTCGCAACTCTCTATGATCCTGCACAAGAAAATGTTCGCGATGTGCTAGCCAAGCAGATAGGGCTTTCATATATCGCGTTGGAGGGTAATATTGGTTGTCTAGTCAATGGAGCGGGCTTAGCTATGAGTACTTTAGATATTTTGAAACTACACGGGGGATCTGCTGCTAATTTTCTTGATGTGGGGGGAAGTGCTTCCGAAAAACAGATTGCAGAGGCAGTTTCCCTAGTTCTATCTGATAATAGTGTTAAGGTGCTTTTTATTAATATATTTGGGGGAATTATGGACTGTTCTGTAGTTGCTTCTGGTTTAGTTTCGGTTGTTGCAGAAAAAGATGAACCAATTCCTACAGTTATTCGTTTAGAAGGTACTAATGTGGAATTAGGTAAAGAGATTATAGAGAGTTCAGGAGTCCCCTGCTATTTTACAGAGTCTATAGACGAAGGAGCACGTTTAGCTGTTGAACTTAGCAGACAAATTTAG
- a CDS encoding Bax inhibitor-1/YccA family protein has translation MGLYERDYIKDSQLPGTFTSRVYGWMTAGLSVTALVSIYLYYSGLYKFLGAFWMLYLLGNMGISLFIRTKFHTLSTHTTMGLFIAYSVLEGLFFGTLIPSYIQFAGGGVVWAAFIGAAVTFGIASLYGAFTKHDLTAVRNILWAGLSGFLVLSLVFVVLSLFMQLPFVYLGISYIGLALFLGLSVVDAQEIRKMARSVGNDSVISYKLSLIMALRMYCNVTAIFIYLLSIFSSSARRD, from the coding sequence ATGGGATTGTATGAGCGAGATTATATAAAAGACTCTCAGCTACCGGGAACATTTACTTCTAGAGTATATGGTTGGATGACTGCGGGGCTTAGCGTTACTGCTTTAGTATCCATATATCTTTATTATTCTGGTTTGTATAAATTTCTTGGTGCTTTTTGGATGCTGTATTTGTTAGGAAATATGGGAATCTCTTTGTTCATACGAACAAAATTCCATACTTTATCCACTCATACAACCATGGGCTTGTTTATTGCCTATTCCGTTCTGGAAGGGTTGTTTTTTGGTACTTTGATACCTTCCTATATCCAATTTGCAGGAGGAGGGGTAGTGTGGGCAGCATTTATAGGTGCTGCTGTAACTTTTGGTATAGCGTCACTCTATGGAGCTTTCACTAAACATGATTTAACAGCCGTTCGTAATATTTTATGGGCTGGTTTATCTGGTTTTTTAGTTTTGAGTTTAGTGTTTGTAGTGCTTTCCCTGTTTATGCAGCTGCCGTTTGTTTATTTAGGCATTAGTTATATTGGTTTAGCCCTATTTTTGGGTTTATCTGTTGTCGATGCTCAAGAAATTCGTAAAATGGCAAGGAGTGTAGGTAACGACTCGGTGATAAGCTATAAGCTCTCACTTATTATGGCATTGAGAATGTACTGCAATGTCACAGCTATTTTCATATATCTGTTATCTATTTTCTCTTCTTCAGCCAGACGTGATTAG
- the htrA gene encoding serine protease HtrA has protein sequence MKKPISLLLSVAVFFSVSLSSSYGFSSPKKENRVADLPQEVLLKEISGGFSKVAEQATPGVVYIESFPKTSRSINPGSPGKKGPYDNPFDYFNDEFFNRFFGLPSPKERPQSKEAVRGTGFIVSSDGYVVTNHHVVEDAGKIHVTLHDGKKYTAKVIGLDPKTDLAVIKINADNLPYLSFGNSDKLKVGDWAIAIGNPFGLQATVTVGVISAKGRNQLHIADFEDFIQTDAAINPGNSGGPLLNIDGKVIGVNTAIVSGSGGYIGIGFAIPSLMAKRIIDQLITDGQVTRGFLGVTLQPIDAELASCYKLGKVYGALVTDVVKGSPADKAGLKQEDVIIAYNGKEVDSLSAFRNAISLMSPDTRVLLKVVREGKVIEIPVVVSQAPKDDGMSALQRVGIRVQNLNSESAKKLGLAPDTKGVLIVSVDPGSAAASSGIAPGQIILAVNRQRVSSIEELNTVLKDNKQESILLMVSQGEVIRFVALKPED, from the coding sequence ATGAAGAAGCCCATAAGTCTTTTATTATCCGTAGCGGTTTTTTTTAGTGTTTCTTTGAGTTCTTCTTATGGATTTTCGTCTCCTAAAAAAGAAAATCGGGTTGCCGATTTGCCTCAAGAAGTGCTGTTAAAAGAGATTTCTGGTGGATTTTCTAAGGTCGCTGAGCAGGCTACTCCGGGTGTAGTCTATATCGAAAGTTTCCCTAAAACAAGCCGTTCTATAAATCCTGGCTCTCCAGGGAAGAAAGGTCCCTATGACAATCCTTTTGATTATTTCAATGACGAGTTTTTCAATCGTTTTTTTGGATTGCCTTCCCCGAAAGAGAGACCGCAATCTAAGGAAGCCGTTAGGGGGACAGGTTTTATTGTCTCTTCGGATGGTTATGTTGTTACTAATCACCATGTTGTTGAAGATGCGGGTAAGATTCATGTTACCTTGCATGACGGGAAGAAGTATACGGCTAAGGTGATAGGTCTTGATCCTAAGACAGATCTTGCTGTTATTAAAATTAACGCTGATAACTTGCCCTATCTCAGCTTTGGTAATTCCGATAAGCTTAAAGTAGGAGATTGGGCGATTGCTATTGGTAATCCTTTTGGATTACAAGCAACAGTAACTGTAGGTGTAATTAGTGCAAAGGGAAGGAACCAATTGCATATTGCTGATTTTGAAGACTTTATTCAGACAGATGCAGCAATTAATCCGGGGAATTCTGGAGGACCGTTACTCAACATTGATGGTAAAGTGATAGGAGTAAATACTGCGATTGTTAGTGGTAGCGGTGGCTACATTGGCATAGGTTTCGCTATTCCTAGTCTTATGGCTAAGCGTATTATTGATCAGTTAATTACTGATGGACAAGTGACTAGAGGGTTTTTAGGCGTTACATTGCAACCTATTGATGCTGAGTTGGCATCTTGTTATAAGCTTGGCAAGGTATATGGTGCTCTTGTAACAGATGTAGTGAAGGGGTCTCCTGCTGACAAGGCTGGTTTGAAGCAAGAGGATGTCATTATTGCTTATAATGGTAAGGAAGTGGATTCTTTAAGTGCTTTCCGTAATGCCATTTCTTTGATGAGTCCCGATACGCGTGTCTTACTTAAAGTAGTACGTGAAGGTAAGGTTATAGAGATTCCTGTTGTGGTTTCTCAAGCTCCCAAAGATGACGGTATGTCCGCTTTACAGCGTGTGGGAATTCGTGTTCAGAATTTAAATTCTGAGTCAGCTAAAAAACTGGGCTTAGCTCCTGATACAAAAGGAGTCCTCATTGTCTCTGTTGATCCCGGATCGGCAGCCGCATCTTCAGGCATAGCCCCGGGACAAATTATTCTCGCTGTGAATCGTCAAAGGGTATCTTCCATAGAAGAGCTCAACACCGTTCTTAAGGACAACAAGCAAGAAAGTATTCTTCTTATGGTGTCCCAAGGGGAAGTTATTCGTTTTGTCGCCCTTAAGCCTGAAGATTAA
- the glmS gene encoding glutamine--fructose-6-phosphate transaminase (isomerizing) produces the protein MCGIFGYLGARLSVPLVLEGLSKLEYRGYDSSGLATVLENGIMVKKTIGGVDKLVQHIKSDTFVSFNAIGHTRWATHGVPTEKNAHPHIDQNHTCAVVHNGIIENFKVLKANLLSVGVEFSSDTDSEIIVQLFAARYQETGDIVQSFSWTLAQLQGSFACALIHKDYPDLLLCASQESPLLIGAGEGEHFISSDSRAFLKYTKNVQALASGELAVLRLGKEIEAYNFSLKRIHKEIRHVIYHDDFSDKQGYSYYMLKEIHEQPDVLERLLKKYVSSSGKLKPSFLEGFILDDFDAISIVACGSSYHAGFLAKYLIESMVSIPVHVEIASEFRYRQPYIGTKTLAILISQSGETADTLAALKEFRSRNVSRVLGICNVEESALASRVDYCLFLEAGIEVGVASTKAFTAQLLLLKLLALKLASDRSTLNEDKLLAYGKGLLELPNLCQKILDNHDLNMLADSYFLEDKFIFLGRRLMYPVCLESALKLKEIAYVEANAYPGGEMKHGPLALISDGSLVVAFCGDLAVYEKMIGCVIEVKTRNAHVIAIAPETCSDISAVSDKQIFIPECHPMATPILYTIVGQIMAYTIALKRGETIDCPRNLAKSVTVE, from the coding sequence ATGTGCGGAATTTTTGGTTATTTGGGTGCTAGACTATCTGTACCCCTAGTATTAGAGGGTCTATCTAAGTTAGAATATCGTGGTTATGATTCCTCAGGTTTAGCTACGGTCCTTGAAAATGGAATAATGGTAAAAAAAACCATTGGAGGAGTTGACAAGCTAGTACAGCACATAAAATCTGATACTTTCGTTTCGTTTAATGCCATAGGCCATACTCGATGGGCTACTCATGGTGTGCCTACGGAAAAAAATGCTCACCCTCACATAGACCAGAACCATACTTGTGCCGTCGTACATAATGGAATAATAGAGAATTTTAAAGTTTTAAAAGCAAATCTTCTCTCGGTAGGAGTAGAGTTCTCTTCGGATACAGACTCTGAAATTATTGTACAACTGTTTGCCGCTCGTTATCAGGAAACTGGGGATATAGTGCAAAGTTTTTCCTGGACTTTAGCACAACTACAGGGCAGTTTTGCATGTGCTCTGATTCATAAGGATTATCCTGACCTTTTGCTTTGTGCCTCTCAAGAAAGCCCTCTTTTAATAGGCGCTGGTGAGGGAGAGCATTTCATTTCTTCGGATTCTCGTGCTTTTTTGAAATATACAAAAAATGTGCAAGCTTTAGCTTCGGGAGAATTGGCAGTTTTACGATTAGGTAAAGAAATAGAGGCTTATAATTTTTCGCTAAAACGTATCCACAAAGAGATACGACATGTCATTTACCATGATGATTTTTCTGACAAACAGGGCTATAGCTACTATATGTTGAAAGAAATTCATGAACAACCTGACGTGCTTGAGCGTCTCTTAAAAAAATACGTGTCTAGTTCCGGAAAATTAAAACCTAGTTTTCTTGAAGGGTTTATTTTAGACGATTTCGATGCTATTTCTATTGTAGCTTGTGGTTCTTCATATCATGCTGGATTCTTGGCAAAGTATCTTATAGAGTCAATGGTATCTATCCCTGTTCATGTAGAAATTGCCTCAGAGTTTCGTTATCGTCAGCCGTATATTGGGACAAAAACATTAGCAATCCTAATTAGTCAGTCTGGAGAAACTGCGGATACTCTAGCTGCGTTAAAAGAATTTCGTTCCAGGAATGTTTCTAGGGTTTTAGGCATCTGCAATGTAGAAGAGTCTGCTTTAGCCTCGCGTGTTGATTATTGTCTATTTTTAGAAGCTGGTATTGAAGTCGGAGTTGCCTCTACTAAAGCATTTACTGCCCAGTTATTGCTTCTTAAATTATTAGCACTGAAATTAGCCTCAGATCGTTCTACTTTGAACGAAGATAAGCTACTCGCATATGGTAAAGGGCTTTTAGAGTTGCCAAACTTATGCCAAAAAATTCTGGATAATCATGATCTAAATATGCTTGCTGACAGCTATTTTTTAGAAGATAAGTTTATCTTTTTAGGTCGACGTTTAATGTATCCTGTTTGTTTGGAATCGGCTCTGAAGCTAAAGGAAATAGCTTACGTCGAGGCTAACGCTTATCCTGGAGGAGAAATGAAACACGGACCTCTGGCTTTAATCAGTGATGGGAGTTTAGTAGTTGCTTTTTGTGGAGACTTAGCTGTCTATGAAAAAATGATCGGGTGTGTTATCGAAGTAAAAACACGTAATGCTCACGTTATTGCAATTGCACCAGAGACGTGTTCTGATATATCCGCGGTTTCTGATAAACAGATTTTTATCCCTGAGTGTCATCCTATGGCAACACCAATCTTATACACAATAGTAGGCCAAATAATGGCCTATACTATTGCCTTAAAACGGGGAGAGACGATAGATTGTCCTAGGAATCTTGCAAAGTCGGTAACCGTAGAGTAG
- the ftsY gene encoding signal recognition particle-docking protein FtsY — protein MFKFFSSKIQSLFRRSVSVDLLEFAEGLFYEADFGSNLTEELCSRLRKSRNPDESSLRILISELLRETLSGLPEITGSLPETSPPYVTLILGTNGSGKTTTVAKLAHYYQLKSKKVMIVATDTFRSAGMDQMRYWAEQLDCGFVSGKPGGDAAAIAYDGIQAAIARNYDHVIIDTSGRLHTHTNLLKELSKIVSVCNKSHPGSPQETLMTLDATLGGNAVEQVRVFNNVVPVSGLILTKVDGSAKGGTLFRIAKELKIPTKFLGNGESVEDLQDFDIEKFLQKLFSQN, from the coding sequence GTGTTTAAATTTTTTAGCAGTAAAATACAGTCTTTATTTAGAAGAAGTGTTTCTGTTGATCTGCTGGAATTCGCAGAGGGTTTATTTTACGAAGCTGATTTTGGCTCTAACTTGACTGAGGAGTTGTGTTCAAGGTTACGTAAGTCTCGTAATCCTGATGAGTCCTCTCTTCGCATCTTGATTTCTGAATTGCTGCGTGAAACTCTTTCTGGCTTACCTGAAATAACAGGCTCCCTTCCGGAAACATCTCCTCCTTATGTTACTTTAATATTAGGAACCAATGGCTCAGGAAAAACAACTACTGTTGCAAAATTAGCACACTACTACCAATTGAAATCCAAAAAAGTCATGATCGTGGCCACTGATACATTCCGTTCTGCAGGGATGGATCAAATGCGGTATTGGGCGGAACAATTGGATTGTGGTTTCGTTTCTGGCAAACCCGGAGGAGATGCTGCTGCTATCGCTTATGATGGCATTCAGGCAGCCATTGCGCGTAATTATGATCATGTAATTATTGATACTTCCGGTCGCTTACATACTCATACTAATTTACTGAAAGAACTGTCAAAGATTGTATCCGTTTGCAATAAATCGCATCCAGGTAGTCCTCAAGAAACTCTTATGACCCTCGATGCCACATTGGGGGGCAACGCTGTAGAACAGGTACGTGTGTTTAATAATGTCGTACCTGTAAGTGGTCTCATACTTACAAAAGTTGATGGGTCAGCGAAAGGCGGCACTCTATTTCGAATTGCTAAAGAACTGAAGATCCCTACTAAATTCTTAGGTAACGGGGAATCAGTTGAGGATCTTCAAGATTTTGATATTGAGAAATTCCTACAGAAGCTTTTCTCCCAAAATTAG
- the sucD gene encoding succinate--CoA ligase subunit alpha, producing the protein MFRLLSKSLPIITQGITGKSGSFHTEQCLTYGSNFVGGVTPGKGGSEYLGLPVYDSVLEAKKDTECRATMIFVPPAYAAEAIIEAEDAGIELIVCITEGIPVRDMLEVSRIMKHSRSHLIGPNCPGIIKPGVCKIGIMPGYIHLPGNVGVVSRSGTLTYEAVWQLTQRGIGQSICVGIGGDSLNGTSFIDAFESFERDPDTELILLIGEIGGTAEEEAASWIKQHSTKPVVAFIAGTTAPKGKRMGHAGAIISGNSGDAKSKQIALKDAGVYVVTSPALIGESVEKTLRER; encoded by the coding sequence ATGTTTCGGTTACTAAGTAAAAGTCTTCCTATTATTACCCAGGGTATTACCGGGAAATCAGGATCATTCCATACAGAGCAGTGTCTTACTTATGGATCCAATTTTGTCGGGGGCGTTACTCCAGGTAAAGGGGGATCAGAATATTTAGGGTTGCCTGTTTATGATTCTGTTCTAGAAGCTAAAAAAGATACAGAATGTCGTGCAACAATGATTTTTGTGCCCCCAGCTTATGCTGCAGAAGCTATCATAGAAGCAGAAGATGCAGGTATAGAGCTTATAGTTTGCATAACAGAGGGTATCCCAGTTAGGGATATGCTGGAAGTGTCACGTATTATGAAACATAGTAGGTCACACCTTATTGGCCCTAATTGCCCTGGAATCATTAAGCCGGGTGTATGCAAAATAGGAATTATGCCAGGCTATATTCATTTGCCAGGAAATGTAGGGGTAGTCTCTCGATCCGGCACCCTAACTTATGAAGCAGTTTGGCAATTAACTCAAAGGGGTATTGGCCAAAGTATTTGTGTAGGTATTGGAGGAGACTCTTTGAATGGCACTTCGTTTATAGATGCTTTTGAGTCTTTTGAAAGAGATCCAGATACAGAATTAATTCTGTTAATAGGAGAAATTGGAGGGACTGCTGAGGAAGAGGCCGCTAGTTGGATTAAGCAACACTCCACTAAACCTGTTGTTGCTTTCATAGCTGGAACTACAGCTCCGAAAGGAAAACGTATGGGCCATGCTGGAGCTATTATTTCTGGGAATTCTGGAGATGCTAAAAGTAAGCAAATCGCTTTAAAAGACGCGGGAGTATATGTTGTAACGTCTCCAGCATTGATTGGTGAAAGCGTAGAAAAAACTCTTAGAGAAAGATAA
- a CDS encoding M20/M25/M40 family metallo-hydrolase produces the protein MPKLSHFDKELNSFLQEFSDFINFPSISANPENLKDCNLCALFLIEKLKTIFSIELWEKPNHPPIIFAQYKNKNPSSPTLLIYNHYDVQPANLEDGWEDDPFSLREKDGKLFARGVSDNKGQCFYTWKALQYYYQSRGGFPVNITWIIEGEEESGSEALRYFIEDKNPVLRSDYVLIVDGGFTSAQCPSISIGARGLLTLKITLKEGESDMHSGTFGGIAYNVNRALVELLASFHNENNEISVNHFYDDVSLPENYKITNQNYTDHTWGFAPVLYPPAKTPKEASTIYPTIEINGISGGYTGPGFKTVIPCQATAFLSCRLVPNQNPEKITKAITEHLIQHTPKQVQLSYEFCQGNPGWRSSGNLPIANILREVYSELYGISCHEAFMEGTIPIATLLREASQAEPIICGTSYLTDNIHAAEENFSIDQMRKGFLSVYLILDKLAKQ, from the coding sequence ATGCCAAAGTTAAGTCACTTTGATAAAGAATTAAACTCATTTCTACAAGAATTCTCAGATTTCATTAACTTTCCATCTATATCTGCAAATCCTGAAAACTTAAAAGACTGCAATCTATGTGCTTTATTCCTCATAGAAAAACTAAAAACTATTTTCTCTATAGAATTATGGGAAAAACCTAATCATCCTCCGATAATATTCGCACAATATAAAAACAAAAACCCATCGTCACCAACATTACTAATATATAATCATTACGATGTACAGCCTGCTAATTTAGAAGATGGTTGGGAAGATGATCCCTTCAGTTTACGAGAAAAAGATGGTAAATTATTTGCACGAGGTGTTTCTGACAACAAGGGGCAATGTTTTTACACATGGAAAGCTTTACAATATTATTATCAGTCTAGAGGAGGCTTTCCAGTAAACATTACATGGATTATTGAAGGAGAGGAAGAAAGTGGAAGCGAAGCTCTACGCTATTTCATTGAAGATAAAAACCCAGTGCTCAGATCAGATTATGTTCTGATTGTAGATGGCGGATTTACTTCAGCACAATGCCCAAGTATTAGCATAGGAGCCCGTGGCCTTCTCACATTGAAAATTACTTTAAAAGAAGGCGAGTCTGACATGCATTCTGGCACGTTTGGAGGGATAGCCTATAATGTCAATCGAGCTTTGGTTGAACTACTTGCCTCTTTTCACAATGAAAACAACGAGATCTCAGTAAACCATTTCTATGATGATGTAAGTCTACCTGAGAATTATAAAATCACTAACCAAAATTACACCGATCATACTTGGGGATTTGCTCCTGTATTATATCCACCGGCTAAGACTCCTAAAGAAGCATCTACCATCTATCCAACTATAGAGATCAACGGAATTTCAGGAGGATATACTGGGCCTGGGTTTAAAACTGTTATACCTTGTCAAGCTACTGCCTTTCTATCTTGTCGCCTTGTCCCCAATCAAAATCCGGAAAAAATTACCAAAGCGATTACTGAACACTTAATACAGCATACGCCAAAGCAAGTACAGCTATCTTATGAATTCTGTCAAGGAAACCCAGGATGGAGAAGTTCTGGTAATCTACCAATTGCTAATATTCTAAGAGAAGTTTACTCCGAATTGTATGGCATTTCTTGTCACGAAGCATTCATGGAAGGAACAATTCCAATCGCCACTTTATTGAGGGAAGCTTCTCAAGCAGAGCCAATCATTTGCGGAACTTCATATTTGACTGATAACATACACGCAGCCGAAGAGAATTTTTCCATTGATCAAATGAGAAAGGGTTTTCTTTCAGTTTATTTGATCCTAGACAAGCTGGCAAAACAGTAG